In [Chlorobium] sp. 445, one DNA window encodes the following:
- a CDS encoding phosphoribosylglycinamide formyltransferase gives MKNIKKLAVFCSGHGSNFQALHRHIQERHLPCQIVLCVSNNSQCGAMQFAREQGIATLHLSSKTHPDETAFTDAMLSALHAHAIDLILLAGYMKKVPPAVVAAYPKRILNIHPALLPKFGGEGMYGMHVHQAVIAAGEKESGATVHFVDTDYDTGEIILQRAVPVLPNDTPETLAERVRILEHELYAEALEKVLACLPS, from the coding sequence ATGAAAAACATCAAAAAACTTGCTGTGTTTTGTTCAGGTCATGGCTCAAACTTCCAAGCCTTGCATCGCCACATTCAAGAGCGACACTTGCCCTGTCAGATTGTGCTCTGCGTCTCGAACAATTCACAATGCGGCGCCATGCAGTTTGCCCGTGAACAAGGCATTGCTACACTGCACCTATCTTCAAAGACTCATCCTGACGAAACTGCTTTTACGGACGCCATGCTCAGTGCCCTACATGCACATGCCATCGATTTGATTTTGTTAGCAGGGTATATGAAAAAAGTGCCCCCCGCCGTTGTAGCAGCTTATCCCAAGCGGATTCTTAACATTCACCCCGCACTTTTGCCGAAGTTCGGTGGTGAAGGCATGTATGGCATGCATGTGCATCAAGCCGTTATTGCTGCTGGCGAAAAAGAAAGCGGCGCTACCGTGCATTTCGTTGACACTGACTATGATACAGGCGAGATTATTTTGCAACGCGCTGTGCCGGTCTTGCCTAACGATACACCTGAAACACTTGCCGAGCGCGTGCGCATACTTGAGCATGAGCTTTATGCCGAGGCTTTAGAAAAAGTGCTTGCTTGCTTGCCTAGCTAA
- a CDS encoding bacteriochlorophyll/chlorophyll a synthase encodes MQEADFTLDERLARTSGIRESVQNRAKQVKLTKFELLLKFLKPITWIPVMWSFVCGAVASGVFGWSNLLDAKFWLGILLTGPLATGVCQMLNDYFDRDLDAINEPSRPIPAGDISLRDATILISVWTLITVVVAALLHPFVLAHVILGIINAHLYSANPIKLKKRLWWGNIIVAFSYLVYPWLSGEVVYRGSLTPESIIIALCYAFASTGTMTVNDFKSIEGDKRVGIRTLPVVYGERKAAIIAALLIDIGQICAAAYMFALGKWVNGVLILVFILPQVWLQLRFIESPRTRDVWYNGIAQNFLVAGMLVCALAVEP; translated from the coding sequence ATGCAAGAGGCTGACTTTACGCTTGACGAACGTCTGGCACGCACTTCTGGCATCCGTGAGTCGGTTCAAAATCGTGCAAAGCAAGTCAAACTGACCAAGTTTGAGCTGTTGCTCAAATTTCTGAAGCCGATTACATGGATTCCCGTGATGTGGAGTTTTGTGTGCGGCGCAGTTGCCAGCGGCGTCTTCGGCTGGTCAAACCTACTGGATGCAAAGTTCTGGCTTGGCATTTTGCTCACTGGACCCTTAGCCACAGGTGTCTGCCAAATGCTCAATGACTACTTTGATCGCGATCTTGATGCCATCAACGAGCCCTCCCGTCCTATTCCAGCTGGTGATATTTCCCTGCGTGATGCCACAATTCTCATCAGCGTCTGGACACTCATCACGGTGGTTGTTGCAGCACTGTTGCACCCGTTCGTGCTGGCGCACGTGATTTTAGGTATCATTAATGCCCATCTCTACAGTGCTAATCCTATCAAGCTCAAAAAGCGACTGTGGTGGGGCAATATCATCGTGGCGTTCTCGTATCTGGTCTATCCTTGGCTTTCCGGCGAAGTGGTTTATCGTGGTAGCTTGACACCAGAGTCGATTATCATCGCACTCTGCTATGCTTTTGCGAGCACAGGCACCATGACGGTCAACGACTTTAAATCTATTGAGGGCGATAAGCGCGTTGGAATTCGTACACTGCCTGTGGTGTATGGAGAACGAAAAGCGGCGATCATTGCGGCATTACTTATTGATATTGGTCAAATCTGTGCCGCCGCCTACATGTTTGCACTTGGAAAGTGGGTCAATGGCGTACTTATCTTGGTGTTTATCCTACCGCAAGTGTGGTTGCAACTGCGCTTTATAGAATCGCCGCGCACACGCGATGTGTGGTACAACGGTATTGCACAAAATTTTCTTGTAGCAGGCATGCTTGTCTGTGCACTGGCTGTAGAACCGTAG
- a CDS encoding alkyl hydroperoxide reductase, which produces MFQIGDVAPDFELPDSEGKLRRLSEFRGKPVLLVFTRIFTDKIFCPVCYPHLLALRNDYPLFQELGAEIVLVNTTRVEMTKIIVQEQDFKFPVLSDAEWTVFKQYGLGAALGAPMPGQFLLDKQGVIRFQFVSGTEIPSPFFRHPDNQEMLAMISQLSSQ; this is translated from the coding sequence ATGTTTCAAATTGGTGATGTGGCTCCTGATTTTGAACTGCCTGACAGCGAAGGCAAGTTGCGCCGGCTCTCCGAATTCAGAGGCAAGCCCGTGCTGCTAGTTTTCACGCGCATTTTCACAGACAAGATTTTTTGTCCTGTGTGCTATCCGCACTTGCTTGCTTTACGCAACGACTATCCGCTCTTTCAAGAACTAGGCGCAGAAATTGTGCTCGTCAATACCACGCGCGTCGAGATGACAAAAATCATTGTGCAAGAACAAGACTTCAAGTTCCCCGTGCTGAGCGATGCCGAGTGGACGGTCTTCAAGCAATATGGACTGGGCGCAGCATTAGGTGCACCAATGCCTGGACAATTTCTGCTCGATAAGCAAGGTGTGATTCGATTTCAATTTGTGAGTGGCACAGAAATACCCAGCCCATTTTTCCGACATCCTGATAATCAAGAGATGCTCGCCATGATTTCACAACTGTCATCGCAATAA
- a CDS encoding peroxiredoxin, producing MAHTINFAELAAKYKTAAEPITQNLTQSQQEKKAMLKVGDEAPDFELDSTDGTKVKLSDFRDKQPVLLSFYPLDFTPVCTAQNCGYSQDYAQFEALGVKVLPISVDSKFAHAAFREKYQLSHHLLSDIHRDATKKYDILYEPLNCSKRAYFLVGKDGKIKWMHIENELKDSRTNEELIAAVKSAL from the coding sequence ATGGCGCACACAATAAATTTTGCTGAACTAGCCGCTAAGTATAAGACAGCGGCAGAACCAATAACTCAAAACCTAACTCAATCTCAACAGGAGAAAAAAGCCATGCTCAAAGTTGGAGATGAAGCCCCTGACTTCGAACTCGATAGTACAGACGGCACAAAAGTGAAACTCTCAGATTTCAGAGATAAACAGCCTGTGCTGCTGTCGTTCTACCCACTGGATTTCACACCTGTTTGCACTGCGCAAAACTGTGGCTACTCACAAGACTATGCACAGTTTGAAGCACTGGGCGTTAAGGTCTTGCCAATTAGTGTAGATTCCAAATTTGCTCATGCAGCGTTTCGCGAAAAGTATCAACTCTCGCATCACCTACTCTCTGACATCCATCGTGATGCAACGAAGAAGTACGACATTCTCTATGAGCCGCTCAACTGTAGCAAACGCGCATATTTCCTTGTCGGCAAAGACGGCAAGATTAAGTGGATGCACATTGAAAATGAACTCAAAGACAGTCGCACCAATGAGGAACTTATTGCCGCAGTGAAATCTGCACTCTAA
- a CDS encoding 2Fe-2S ferredoxin gives MKHLVYVCTNLRAEGSSKPSCARRGSEKVLECLKAEVEKQGLSEQLEIETTTCLGACENGCTMLVHSDTTWYGAVTPDDVAELVESHFKNGKPVARLFIKRLMLRRLTG, from the coding sequence ATGAAACATTTGGTCTATGTTTGTACCAATTTGCGCGCAGAAGGCAGCTCAAAGCCCAGTTGCGCAAGGCGTGGCTCTGAAAAAGTGCTCGAGTGCCTCAAAGCCGAAGTAGAAAAGCAAGGTCTGAGTGAGCAGCTCGAGATAGAAACCACCACATGTTTAGGCGCATGTGAAAACGGCTGCACCATGCTTGTGCATAGTGATACAACTTGGTACGGCGCTGTCACGCCAGATGATGTTGCAGAACTTGTGGAAAGTCATTTCAAAAACGGTAAGCCTGTAGCACGGCTGTTTATCAAGCGCTTGATGCTGAGAAGACTGACAGGTTAA
- a CDS encoding inorganic pyrophosphatase, producing MIDYKSLPVGKHPPKEVNAIIEVPKGQRNKYEFDPELGVFKLDRVLYSSVHYPAAYGFIPNTLAEDGDPVDVLVLTHGEIFTGCLIEVRPVGLLKMRDDKGMDDKVLSVPINDPIYNNIRRLADVPPHLPSEIEHFFSVYKQLEGKQVESFGWHDFFVAERAILQAIDRKKEQLAEKKKTTANGKSNGAAKAKTKSTKITKLKQE from the coding sequence ATGATTGACTACAAAAGTTTGCCTGTGGGCAAGCACCCGCCGAAAGAAGTGAACGCCATCATTGAGGTGCCAAAAGGACAGCGCAACAAGTATGAGTTTGATCCTGAACTTGGCGTCTTCAAGCTCGATCGTGTGCTGTATTCGTCAGTGCACTATCCTGCTGCTTATGGATTTATTCCAAATACGCTCGCTGAGGATGGCGATCCTGTAGATGTGTTAGTGCTGACGCACGGCGAAATTTTTACAGGCTGCTTGATAGAAGTGCGCCCTGTAGGATTGCTCAAGATGCGTGACGATAAAGGCATGGATGACAAAGTGCTCTCCGTGCCCATCAACGATCCGATTTACAACAATATCCGCAGGCTGGCAGATGTGCCGCCGCACTTGCCAAGTGAAATTGAGCACTTCTTCAGTGTCTATAAGCAACTTGAAGGCAAGCAAGTCGAAAGCTTTGGCTGGCATGACTTCTTTGTAGCCGAGCGTGCAATTTTGCAAGCCATTGATCGCAAAAAGGAACAACTTGCTGAAAAGAAAAAAACGACGGCGAATGGCAAATCTAATGGTGCCGCAAAAGCCAAGACGAAATCAACCAAGATTACCAAACTAAAGCAAGAATAG
- a CDS encoding CTP synthetase, producing the protein MSRSKTVKHIFVTGGVVSSLGKGILSASLGALLKARGLRVTIQKYDPYINVDPGTMSPYQHGEVYVTDDGAETDLDLGYYERFLDVVTSQANNVTMGRIYKDVIDKERRGDYLGATVQVVPHVIDEIKHRMLELAETGKYDVIITEVGGTVGDIEASPFMEAMRQLKLQLGSKNLINIHLTLVPFIKSAMELKTKPTQHSVRMLLEIGVQPDILVCRSEKGLSKEIKHKIGLFCNLSDADVIGLRDAETIYEVPLLLHEEGLDRLVLKKLGIRGAEQCDLTLWKDFSHKVKFPKDGTVRIALVGKYTEYPDAYKSIFEAFVHAGASNDVKVLVKLIRSEDIEDGKITIDEALSDISGLLVAPGFGQRGIEGKIEIIKHVRERNIPFFGICLGMQCAVIEFARNVCGLEGAHTTELQKKTKHPVIHLMESQKQITEKGGTMRLGSYPCVLEEGTKSFRAYGKNLITERHRHRYEFNNQYRELMQSKGMCLAGLSPDGELVEIIELPSHRWFVGVQFHPELKSRVHKVHPLFNAFVAEAKAFRDERLQAEAHSALLAVPK; encoded by the coding sequence ATGTCGCGCTCCAAAACGGTCAAGCATATCTTTGTAACAGGCGGTGTGGTCTCATCGCTCGGCAAAGGCATTCTTTCAGCATCGCTTGGTGCGCTGCTTAAAGCACGTGGGTTACGCGTTACGATTCAAAAGTATGATCCTTACATCAACGTCGACCCGGGCACCATGTCACCCTATCAACACGGCGAGGTTTATGTTACCGATGATGGCGCAGAGACCGATTTGGACTTAGGCTACTATGAGCGTTTTCTTGATGTTGTAACCTCACAGGCAAATAATGTTACGATGGGACGCATCTACAAAGATGTGATTGACAAAGAGCGGCGAGGTGATTACTTGGGTGCAACGGTACAAGTTGTGCCGCACGTGATTGACGAAATCAAGCATCGAATGCTGGAACTTGCTGAGACAGGCAAGTATGATGTGATTATTACAGAAGTCGGCGGCACTGTCGGCGATATTGAAGCCTCGCCTTTTATGGAAGCCATGCGTCAACTCAAGTTACAACTTGGCTCAAAGAACCTCATTAACATTCACCTGACGCTGGTGCCGTTTATCAAATCGGCTATGGAACTCAAAACCAAACCCACACAGCACAGCGTGCGCATGCTTCTAGAGATTGGGGTGCAGCCCGATATTCTTGTCTGCCGCAGTGAAAAAGGACTCTCCAAAGAAATCAAGCACAAAATTGGTCTGTTCTGCAACCTCTCTGATGCAGATGTGATTGGCTTGCGCGATGCGGAGACTATCTACGAAGTGCCTTTGCTCTTGCACGAGGAAGGCTTAGATCGTCTTGTCCTGAAAAAGTTAGGCATTCGTGGTGCCGAGCAATGCGATTTAACGCTCTGGAAAGACTTTTCGCACAAGGTCAAATTTCCGAAAGATGGCACGGTGCGCATTGCCCTCGTTGGCAAATACACAGAATATCCTGATGCTTACAAATCCATTTTTGAAGCCTTTGTTCATGCTGGCGCTTCAAACGATGTGAAAGTGCTGGTCAAACTTATTCGCTCCGAAGACATTGAAGATGGCAAAATCACAATCGATGAAGCCTTGTCTGATATCTCTGGCTTGCTGGTTGCACCCGGCTTTGGACAACGCGGTATTGAGGGCAAAATTGAAATCATCAAACATGTGCGTGAGCGCAACATTCCTTTTTTCGGCATCTGCCTTGGTATGCAGTGCGCTGTCATTGAATTTGCACGCAATGTCTGCGGACTTGAAGGCGCGCACACCACTGAACTGCAAAAGAAAACGAAGCATCCTGTCATTCACTTAATGGAATCGCAGAAGCAAATCACGGAGAAAGGTGGCACCATGCGCCTCGGCAGTTACCCCTGCGTCTTAGAGGAAGGCACAAAGTCGTTTCGAGCTTATGGCAAAAATTTGATTACGGAGCGTCATCGTCATCGCTATGAGTTCAATAATCAATACCGTGAATTGATGCAGTCCAAAGGGATGTGCTTAGCGGGACTTTCTCCTGATGGTGAATTGGTAGAAATTATTGAACTGCCTTCACATCGCTGGTTTGTTGGCGTGCAATTTCACCCCGAACTCAAATCACGCGTGCATAAAGTTCATCCGCTCTTCAACGCGTTTGTTGCCGAAGCCAAAGCCTTTCGCGATGAACGCTTGCAGGCGGAAGCACACAGTGCCCTACTTGCAGTACCGAAGTAA
- a CDS encoding potassium channel protein — protein MLKKRVWEILDVAPESDRVSQIESTIMFSLILLNATALILSTVESLNESYSVCFTLLEDVSVVLFTLEYLGRLWSCTVLPEYRSPFLGRLRFVFTLESLIDLLAILPFYLSFADLDLRILWLLRLLRIFRLLKLARYSTAVSLLGATIYARRAELIATGLLMFLILMIGSTLMFFAEREAQPDKFPDIPTAMWWAVITLTTIGYGDVFPITTLGKVIGGFIAIFGIGFVALPTGIISVGFVEELRAFKESQKQKSAEKATDTQDPVSVKYVCPHCGKEIEVSLLSKPKTE, from the coding sequence ATGCTCAAAAAACGAGTATGGGAAATTCTCGATGTTGCGCCTGAAAGTGATCGGGTGAGCCAAATCGAGAGCACAATCATGTTCTCTTTGATTTTGCTCAATGCCACGGCCCTGATTCTCTCAACGGTCGAATCCCTTAACGAAAGCTATAGTGTGTGCTTTACCTTGCTTGAAGATGTTTCCGTCGTGCTCTTTACGCTCGAATACCTTGGACGCCTGTGGTCGTGCACCGTTTTGCCCGAGTACCGCTCACCATTTTTAGGTCGACTTCGGTTCGTCTTTACGCTGGAATCCTTGATTGACTTACTGGCTATCTTACCTTTTTACCTCTCATTTGCAGATTTAGACTTGCGCATACTTTGGCTACTTAGGCTCTTACGCATTTTCCGACTGCTCAAACTTGCACGCTACTCTACTGCGGTTTCACTTCTTGGTGCTACGATTTACGCACGACGCGCCGAATTGATTGCAACTGGACTGCTCATGTTTCTTATCTTAATGATTGGCTCCACGCTGATGTTCTTTGCTGAGCGTGAAGCTCAACCCGACAAATTTCCTGACATTCCCACAGCTATGTGGTGGGCAGTGATTACGCTAACCACAATTGGTTATGGGGATGTTTTTCCTATTACCACGCTGGGCAAAGTGATTGGTGGCTTTATTGCTATCTTCGGCATCGGCTTTGTTGCACTGCCGACAGGCATCATTAGCGTTGGATTTGTTGAAGAGTTGCGTGCTTTCAAAGAAAGTCAGAAACAAAAATCCGCTGAAAAAGCCACAGACACACAAGACCCTGTTTCAGTCAAGTATGTTTGCCCACACTGTGGTAAAGAGATTGAAGTTTCGCTGCTCTCCAAGCCGAAGACAGAATAA
- a CDS encoding 2,3,4,5-tetrahydropyridine-2,6-dicarboxylate N-succinyltransferase yields the protein MDIQLQAHIEQLATLSTEALQAHAKAREVFAEFKYKLNLGQIRAAEKLDGVWKVNHWVKQGILLGFRLGEMKVMPSSPPFSFVDKDTYPTRQFSGSEKIRIVPGGTTVRDGAYLAPSVVVMPPAYINVGAYVDAGTMIDSHALVGSCAQVGKNVHLSAASQLGGVLEPIGAMPVIIEDGVMIGGNCGVYEGTIVEEKAVIGTGVILNGSTPVYDVVYGRILRKTAETPLIIPKGAVVVAGSRPIKNAFAEDHGLSIYTPIIIKYRDEKTDKATSLEDLLR from the coding sequence ATGGACATTCAATTGCAGGCGCATATTGAGCAACTTGCCACGCTCTCAACAGAAGCGTTGCAAGCACATGCCAAAGCGCGGGAAGTCTTTGCTGAGTTCAAGTATAAGCTCAATCTCGGTCAGATTCGCGCTGCTGAAAAACTTGATGGGGTCTGGAAAGTTAACCATTGGGTCAAGCAGGGCATTTTGTTAGGGTTTCGTTTGGGCGAGATGAAGGTGATGCCGTCCTCACCACCGTTCAGTTTTGTCGATAAAGATACTTATCCGACTCGCCAGTTTAGCGGAAGCGAAAAAATACGCATTGTACCAGGCGGCACGACTGTGCGCGACGGTGCCTATCTTGCGCCAAGCGTTGTGGTCATGCCGCCAGCCTACATCAATGTGGGCGCCTATGTTGATGCTGGCACAATGATTGATTCACATGCGCTTGTTGGCAGTTGTGCTCAAGTAGGAAAGAATGTGCATCTCTCTGCAGCATCGCAACTCGGTGGCGTGCTCGAACCCATCGGCGCAATGCCGGTCATCATTGAAGACGGCGTCATGATTGGTGGAAATTGTGGTGTGTACGAAGGCACCATTGTCGAAGAAAAAGCCGTCATCGGTACAGGCGTAATTCTTAATGGTTCTACACCGGTCTACGACGTGGTGTATGGTCGCATTTTGCGTAAAACTGCAGAGACGCCGCTGATTATTCCGAAAGGTGCTGTGGTCGTAGCCGGCTCGCGTCCGATCAAAAATGCGTTTGCTGAAGACCATGGACTTTCAATCTATACGCCGATTATCATCAAATACCGGGATGAAAAAACAGATAAGGCGACAAGTCTGGAGGACTTGCTGCGCTAA
- a CDS encoding ribonuclease: protein MKRQILMNQQGDEIQVAIVEDGRLAELLIERPDSSRSVGDIYLGRVQKVVEGLQAAFIDIGQEQDGFLHFSDVGTTGEDYRAMLDEDFEEEDEEEDESAENEPNGNVAVPPAAIKQGPRDNGNIAQTANKQETAIAQPERRQSYTQMIASKLKPNDSILVQVIKEPIGTKGSRLTSDITIAGRFIVLLPFGEGHIAVSKRIINRRERRRLKTIVRSMLPKDFGAIVRTVAEEQEEALLRTDMEILLNKWKQIEESVKTAKPPKLIFKDDTITASALRDFLTEDVTEVATNSPVIHREALNYVRWAAPEMEKKITLYKGRLPLFESYGIAKDVESIFSRKVWLKSGGYLIIEQTEAMVVIDVNSGRYAAKKEQEENSLRTNLEAAKEIARQLRMRDIGGIIVIDFIDLLDERNARKVYETMKAELKRDRAKSNVLPMSDFGIMQITRERIRPSLMQRMGDECPACGGTGVIQARQTTIHQIERWLRKYAWHTKRPFTKLDLLISPTILEPLRSQDMQPEWKWFLQHLLLVRIKVDDTLRSDDFRFFIRGTTQDITQEYSSL from the coding sequence ATGAAACGGCAAATTTTGATGAATCAACAAGGCGACGAGATTCAGGTGGCAATTGTGGAAGATGGTAGATTAGCAGAACTCCTCATTGAGCGCCCAGACAGCTCACGGTCGGTCGGCGATATCTACCTTGGGCGTGTACAAAAAGTGGTCGAAGGCTTGCAAGCTGCGTTCATTGATATTGGTCAGGAACAAGATGGATTCTTGCACTTTTCCGACGTTGGGACAACAGGTGAAGATTACCGCGCGATGCTTGACGAAGACTTTGAAGAAGAGGATGAAGAAGAGGATGAGAGCGCAGAAAATGAGCCCAATGGCAATGTGGCGGTGCCGCCTGCTGCAATCAAACAAGGACCACGAGACAATGGTAACATCGCTCAAACTGCAAACAAACAGGAGACAGCGATAGCTCAGCCAGAACGCAGGCAATCCTACACGCAGATGATTGCAAGCAAACTCAAGCCTAACGATAGCATTTTGGTTCAAGTCATCAAAGAGCCTATTGGCACAAAAGGTTCGCGTTTGACTTCCGACATTACCATTGCTGGACGCTTTATTGTCTTGCTCCCATTTGGTGAAGGGCACATTGCGGTCTCAAAGCGCATTATCAACCGCCGAGAGCGACGACGCTTAAAGACGATTGTGCGCTCAATGCTTCCAAAAGATTTTGGCGCAATTGTACGTACAGTGGCAGAGGAGCAAGAAGAAGCACTGCTACGCACCGATATGGAAATTTTGCTCAACAAGTGGAAGCAAATTGAAGAGAGCGTCAAAACGGCAAAACCGCCGAAACTGATTTTCAAAGATGATACAATCACGGCGAGCGCGCTACGTGATTTTCTTACAGAAGATGTAACGGAAGTCGCAACGAATTCGCCAGTCATTCACCGTGAAGCGCTGAATTATGTGCGCTGGGCAGCGCCTGAAATGGAAAAAAAAATAACACTCTACAAGGGGAGGTTACCACTCTTCGAAAGTTATGGCATTGCCAAAGATGTCGAGTCAATTTTCTCGCGCAAGGTTTGGCTAAAGTCCGGTGGCTACCTGATCATTGAGCAGACTGAAGCCATGGTGGTCATTGATGTCAATAGCGGGCGCTACGCTGCAAAAAAAGAGCAAGAGGAAAACTCGCTGCGCACCAATCTTGAAGCCGCAAAAGAAATCGCTCGGCAATTGCGTATGCGCGACATTGGTGGCATCATCGTCATTGATTTCATTGATTTGCTCGATGAACGCAACGCGCGCAAAGTCTACGAGACCATGAAAGCTGAACTCAAACGCGACCGTGCAAAATCAAATGTGCTGCCGATGTCTGACTTTGGCATTATGCAAATTACACGTGAGCGCATTCGCCCAAGTTTGATGCAACGCATGGGCGATGAATGCCCAGCATGCGGCGGCACAGGCGTCATTCAAGCGCGGCAGACGACCATCCATCAGATTGAGCGATGGTTACGCAAATATGCGTGGCATACAAAGCGCCCATTCACCAAATTAGATTTGCTTATCAGTCCTACTATCTTAGAGCCGCTGCGTAGTCAAGACATGCAGCCTGAATGGAAATGGTTTTTACAGCATTTGCTACTTGTGCGTATCAAAGTGGACGATACACTGCGAAGTGATGACTTCCGATTTTTCATTCGTGGAACAACACAAGATATCACACAAGAATACAGCTCGCTCTAA